GTTGTTGTGCGCGTAAGTCTGGATCATTCAACAACCGGATCGCCCGGGCTGCGATGTCGGTCGTTGAGGTGGGATCAAAATAAAGGCCGTTCGTGCCCACCACTTCAGGCAGGCTGCCGCGATCCGAGCACAGGACCGGCGTGCCGCAGGACATGGCTTCCAGCGCTGGCAATCCGAAACCTTCCCAAAGCGATGGGAAAACCAGCGCGGTCGCCGCGTTCAGCAATTCAGCAAGTTCGGGATCACTGATTTCCCCGGTGAACACAATCCGGCCTGAAGCCTTGGCGTCACGGGCGGCGCGATTTTGCAACTCGTCAACATTATCCCAGAACCGTGCGCCGCTGGTGCGTCCGACAATGGCCAGTCGGGTTTCGGGATGGGCGTCCAATATGGCAGGCATGGCTTCGATCAGGCGCAGGACGTTCTTGTGCCGGTTAAAACCACCCACATAGACGAGCAGGGGTGCGTCCATCGGAATGTCGTAATTAGCGCGACGGGCGGCGAGACGTGCCGGATCATCAATCGGAGCGAAAATCTCGTCGGCCCCTTCCGTGATCACATCGATGCGTTCAGGCTTGATCTTCAATATATCTGTGAGGTCCTGCGCCGATGCCGCCGAGATCGTCATCACACGGGTGGCTTGGACCTTGGCAAGCCAGCATTTGGCCTGCCACAGACGGAAATTGAGCTTTGACGGAAAGATCAGGTCGGGAAAACGCTCCGGGATCGTGTCGTGATAGCAGACCACGCTTCTGGAGGAACCGAGTTTCGGAAAGTAGGAATAGACTGCGGGATAGAAGAAGACATCCGCTCTCAGCCCCGCCGCGGCGCGTGCCATGGTTAGCAGGTCAGCGCCGCCGCGCGCCGCTTTGCCCGTCGACGCCTCAGCCATTGACGTATCCGCGCCGGCAATCACGATCTCGACATTATCCGGCACCGCGCGGGTCGGCGGCTGATCAAACAGCAGCGTATAGCGAAACTCGCTCTCACGTGCCGCCAATGCGGCCACGAGTTCTCGGGTAAATCGTCCGAATCCACGATCATTTTCCCAGGCGCTGGCATCGATACCGACATGAACCATGATCTGAGTCCCTAGCTGGGCGACCTGAAGCGCCGTTCGAGATAGGGGGCGATCGCCGCCAATCCGGCAGGGAGATCATATCTCGGTTCATATCCGAGGCGCGCTTGCGCCGCATCGATCCTGCAAGTGCCGGTGGCCGTGAAGACTCTAAACAAATGGTGGTCCGGCCACATCGGACCGGAGGCGCGCTGGCCGAGAATTGCCTTCGCGGTGTTGACCATCCCGTCAAAGGCCGAGTTTCCGATCGCCCGGCGGCCGAACGCACTGATCCGCGCGGCGAGGGAAGGGGTGTCCTGTATCTCGGGCTCGGGACCCAGCGCGTCCGCGATTGCAGTCGCGGGTTCGTGTTGTATCTCTCCTCCGACACTGGCAGCGTAACCTGACAGCAAGTCGGTCCAGCTCACCGGCGACCGTCCTGAAATCAGAAATCGCTCCCGCCCAAGATCTGGCAGGTTGACGGCATGCACCACGGCTTGAGCCACATCATCCACATAGACGGCATTGCACACACCCTCGGGCTCAGGCAGGACCAGGCCGCCGCGCGCCAGATGCTGGGCGAGACCGTCGGTCCATAAGGCGCTGCCTGCCCCATAAACGAGTGTCGGTTGCAAGATCGCGGCTGGAAGATCCCCTTTCATGAGTGTCTCTTCCATCTCCATCTTCGCGCGGCGATAGGGGCTGCCCCCGGCTGAACCAATCGGGCTTTCGGCGTCCAGGTCTTCCGTCGGCCAACCATCATAAACCACAATCGAGCTCATATGGACGATTCGGCGGATCCTTGCTTGTTGCGCAGCTTCGATCAGCGCTTTGAAGGTTTGCAAATTCGCCTGACCGCTGGCCCGGACGTCATAAGCAAGGTGGACCAGGGCATCTGTGCTCGCCAGCAAGTCGGCAATCCTCGCAGTCTCCGTCAACGCCGTGACAATCGCGATTGCGCCGGTTTTCGCGATCAGGTTTGCCCCTTGTTTATTGCGGGCCAGAGCGGTCACTTCTGCGCCGTTTTCGAGCAGGGCGGCGACAACGCGTTGACCGATGAATCCCGACCCGCCGGTCACCACCACGCGCTGGCCTGCGAGGTCAGAGATGCCCGAAAAGTCTGCCATTTGTCCCCCGGCTGCATGATTTGCCGTCAATAGTGTTCTCGTGAGCGCTTGCAAAAATCAAGCCTAGCAGCCGGTTCAAGTGCATGTTACTTCGCAGCGCACAATCCCTAAGTTGGCACGTTCTCAGCATGGGGGGCGGGGACAAGCTGGAAATGGGACACAGCGAATGAAAATTGGTGTGATCGGAGCGGCCGGAAAAATCGGCCAGATGCGGGTTCAGAATGTATTGGACAATCCCGATACGACGCTGGTTGCCGTACATGACCTGAACATTGAAGGTGCAAAATCGGTGGCCAATGGCGCCGCCGCCTTTGATGATCTCGACGCCTTTTTTGCCGTCCCCATGGATGCGGTGATCATTTCGACACCGGCCCATGTGCGCGAACCGATCTGTTTGACCGCTTATGAACACGGGCTACATGTCCTGGCCGAGAAACCGCTCGCGAGTTCGGTTGAGTCCTGTCAGCGCATTGTCGATGCCGCGAAGAAAGCCGGCAAGGCGCTCGGTGGCGGCTTCAACATGCGCTACTATCCGGCCTTTTCTTACGTCAAGGATGTGATCGAGAGCGGCCAGATCGGCGAGATCGATCATGTCCGGATCTATGGCGGACATGATGGCCTTGGTCACTTTACCCATGACTGGGAATATCAGTCCGAATATTCCGGTGGCGGGGCGATGTGGGATGTCGGCATTCATATGTCAGATATGGCGCGCTTCGTGCTCGGAGAAATCACCTCGGTCTATGGTGTCTCGAGCAATTCGGTCTGGAACGTGCCGGGCTCGGAAGATAATGCCATGGCGATCTTCAAGAACCCGAATGGCGTCAGCGCGATCTATCAGGCGAGCTGGAATGACTGGAAGGGCTACAAGAGCGCCGTCGAAGTCTATGGCAGCCACGGAATGGTACGCGGGGCGTATGCGCCGATGGAGAACCTGCTGATCACCATGGACAAGCCTGGCGGCAAACAGAAACGCGAGAAGAAGAATTATCTCGACGTCGCTGTTCGCGAAAAGCTTCAATCCTGGAAAACAACCGCCGTGGCCTCATTCGCGGATGAGCTGAATGATTTTGTCCGCCAGTGCCAGGGCGAAACGGGCCTTCGCAATGCGGATGGCCACGCCGCCATTCGCGCCATCGAGGTCGCGACGGCCGTCGCCAAGAGTCAGGAAACCGGCCAGCCGGTCGACCTTGAGAATCTCGGCGAAATGACGGTTTCCAATGCCAGCGTCGCCCCTGTCATCGTGACCAATGAGGTCGACAAAGATGCTCCGGCTCCGGAGGATCCGACCCTATCGATCGTACTGACCATTGTTCAGGGCGGCGATTATGTGCGCGACTTTCTCGAGCGCGTGCGCGCCTTCGAGAGTGCCCCCAAGCTGGACGTCATTGTCCCGTACGATGCCAGCATTTCCGAAGTTGGCGATTATGCTGAAGAGTTTCCGGAAGTTACTTTTCTGGATCTCGGCAGCATCGCACCGATCCGTCCGATTACCAGTGAAGCCGGCAAGCATGAACTCTATGATCGCCGTCGCTCGGCTGGCCTGAAGGCGGCCAAAGGCGACTATATCGCTATTCTCGAGGATCGCGGCTTGCCACGCCCTGACTGGGCGGCAACGGTCGTGCGCCTGTTCCAGGAAACCGGCAAGCATTGCATTGGCGGCGCCATTGAGTGCGTAGAGCCCGCCAAGGGCCTGAATTGGTCCTTCTATGTCACGGATTTCGGGCGTTACGGATTGCCCTTCGAGACCGGCGCTGCGGACTGGGTCACAGACGTGAACCTGGCTTATAGCCGCTGGGCGCTGGAAGAAACCCGTCACCTCTGGAACGATCGTTATCACGAGCCGATTGTGCACTGGCACCTGATCGGAAAGGGCGAACAGCTTTGGCTGTCGAACGAAATGGTGGTCGACCATCGACGTCCCGACGCGACACTCGGTGAGCTATTGCCTGAACGCTTCGACTGGGGCCGCCTGTTTGGAGAAATTCGTGTTCGCAAAGCCAGCAACATGAAGCGCCTGCTGTGGATTCTGGCCGGACCGTTGATCCCACCGGTTCTGTGGATCCGACATTTTCGCATTCAGTCGAGCAAGGGCCGCGGCGGGCGATACCTGAAATCGCTGCCTAACGTCATGCTCTTGTCCACCGCGTGGACCATGGGCGAGATCTGGGGATACATCACGAAGCGCCCTTAGCGCGCTTGGGATTTTCGTAGAGTTTAAAGTCGGGACTTGCGCCGAGCGAGATCGAAATAGGTCTGTTCGAAGACATTGTGGACCCAATCCGGATCAAACCGGTCTTCGCGGCTGCGCGCAAGCGCCGTCTCGCCCATTGTTTTCAGGCGCTGATCATCGCTCAGGACGCGGATCACGGCGTCGCAGATCGCGGGGACATCCCCGATCGGGACAACCGCCCCGACCTCATCGTCAATCAGTTCGACAACGCCGGAACAAGCGGTGGCGACGGACGGGGTGCCGACTTGAAAGGCTTCCACAATGGTGAAGGGCAAGGCTTCCCAGCGAGAGGTGAGCAGAAAGATATCCGCCGCTTTCAAATGCAGATGCGGCCGCGACGTGCGTCCGATGAAGCTGAGATGGGTGTCGACGCCTTTCTCTCGCGCCAGCGCCTTGAGGGCGTCTTCATCCGGGCCATCACCGGCCAGGACAAAGCGATAGCCTGGATGGGTGTCTTTCAGGCGGGCGACGCAATCAATCAGGATATCGATGCCCTTTTGTTCGAGCAGGCGCGCGACCGTGACGATCAGATGCGTACCGTCGCCGAGGAGTTCCTGGCGCAGGGCAGCCACTTCTTCATCAGGGTCTTGCGGGGCCGGTGTCACACCGAGGCCAATGACTTTCAGCTTTTCGCGCGGCACGCCGCCAATCTTCACCAGGTCTTCACCGGACGCATAGCTCGGTGTGATCACCAGATCGCAGCGTTTTGCGATTGCGCCAAAGGCTGCAATCCGGTCCGGTTCGGATCCGTGATATGTCACAGCGATGGGAATATTCCGCCCAACGCGCGCGGCGAGAGCGACGAGGGCAGGGGCCGATTCATGGGCATGAATCAGGTCAACCGGATGTTTCGCCAACCAGCTTCGTAGCTTGAGGCTGGCCTTGGCGACATGTCCCAGACGAGCCGGCAAGCCGCCGCCTTCGCCAGCAACGAAACGGGTTGGTATATCCAGATAGAGGCTTGGATCTTCGACTTTGGGCGTCCACGCGTCCGAGGTGCCAGCAAAGGCAATTGTGTGCCCGCGAGACTTCAGCCAATCGCTGAGCGTCAGGATATGTCGCGTAATTCCGCCAACGCCGAACTGCGTGCCCATTTCGAGCACATTCAGGGGTTGGTTCTGGTTCGGCGTGGAGCGGTTCAACACTTTTCCCTTCGGCCTGAAGACCTCGTGCGTCCGTTTCAGATCGCGTTTGTTCTGCTGATAAGACTTTGCAAACAGAATGCCAATCACGAGCCTTGTCTATTCCAGGCAAACCAGCTGATCGGACGCAAAGACCGCCGTGTCAGGAGAGGCCAAAGAGTCTTACTCCGCTGATGCCGGCGCCATTTCGGCATCGGCCATGCCATGGGACCGACGCGTTCCCGGCACGCGGATATCTTCAACCAGGTCCTGAATGTCCTGAGGCGGCGCTGCGGTGGCGAGAGATATCCCTATTCCCAGGGCACCGGACACCCACATGAAGACGAACCCGATGCCTTCAGGAGAAACGCCGAAGAGATACTGATCCGACGTGCCACCGCCAAACTTGAAGTAGACGATATAAGCAAAGGTCGAGATCAGACCGAACAGCATGGCGACGATCGCGCCTTCCTTGTTCATCCGTTTCCAGAAGATCCCCAGGAAGATGACCGGGAAGAGGGAGGCTGAAGCCAGGCCAAAGGCGAAGGCCACCACCTGAGCCACAAAGCCGAGCTGTGAGGAGAAAATCCCGAGCAATCCGGCCGCGACCACGGCTCCGGCGGCCGCGCCGCGCGCGACCAGAAGCTCTGTCTTGTCATCCATGTCCTTGAACAAGGTCCTTCGGCAAATGTCGTGGCTCACTGCGGACGAGATCACCATCAGCAAACCGGCTGCGGTCGAGAGCGCTGCCGCCAGTCCGCCCGCCACGACGAGCCCGATCACCCAGGCGGGTAATTGCGCGATTTGCGGATTGGCCAGGACGTGAATGTCGGCGCTGAACGGAACAACTTCATTTTCCAGCTGGTCCGGCGGGTTGGGCCCGCGAAACTGGACAATGCCGTCGCCATTCTTGTCTTCGAAACCGATCAGACCGGTGACTTCCCAGTCGCCATACCATTCCGGGATTGGTGTGCCGCCATTTGCTTCGATTTCTGCTGCACGCGCCTCATAATCCTCATCCGGCGCGATATAGGTGCTTTCATTCACCGTATCGATGAAGTTGAGCCGAGCGAAGGACGCAACCGCTGGGGCCGTGGTGTAGAGCGCCGCAATGAAGACCAGCGCCCAGCCAGCAGACAGACGCGCGGCTTTGGCGCTGGGGACTGTGAAGAAACGAATGATGACGTGTGGCAGGCCCGCCGTCCCGAACATAAGTGCGCCGGTAATGGCAAACACGTCGAACATGGATTTATCGGTCTGCGTATATTCCCGGAAGCCCAGATCCGTGACGACAGTGTCGAGCTTCTCCAGCATGGAAATGTCTTCCCCGGAAACATTGCTGATAAAGCCAAGCTGCGGGATCGCGTTGCCGGTAATGATCAGCGACATGAAGATTGCCGGGACCGTGTAAGCGAAGATCAGGACACAGTACTGAGCCACCTGGGTATAGGTCACGCCCTTCATCCCGCCGAGCACGGCGTAGAAGAAGACGATCACCATGCCGATGATGATCCCGACATTGAAGTCAACGCCGAGGAAGCCCGAGAAGGCCACGCCAACGCCTTTCATCTGACCGGCAATATAGGTGAAGGACACGAACAGCGCGCAGATCACGGCGATGATCCGGGCGAGGTCAGAATAGTAGCGGTCACCGACAAAGTCCGGCACGGTAAACTTGCCAAACTCGCGCAGAAAAGGGGCGAGCAGAACGGCGAGCAGAACGTATCCTCCGGTCCAGCCCATTAGGTAGACAGAGCCGCCATAGCCCAGGAAGGCGATGAGTCCCGCCATGGACAGGAAAGAGGCGGCTGACATCCAGTCTGCGGCCGTCGCCATTCCGTTGACGGTCGGATGGACGTCATGACCTGCGACGTAGAAATCATCGGTCGAACCTGCGCGGGCCCAGATGGCAATGCCGATATAGAGCGCGAATGTGGTCGTGACGAAAAAGAGGGTCCAGTCCATCCTCCTAGTCCTCTACGCCATACTTGCGTTCGAGACGCGCCATGGCGAAGCAGTAATAGAAGATCAGCGCTACGAAGACATAGATGGACCCTTGCTGCGCGAACCAGAATCCCAGCGGTGCTCCGCCGATTGCGAACTGATCCAGGAACTCCCGGAACAGGATGCCGGCTCCATAGGAGACGACAAACCAGATGGCGAGCAAGGTCAAAGTCAGGCGGATCGTGGCCGCCCAATAGCCTTTCGCGTCGGTTTCTTTCTTCTCGGACACGACCGAATCCTCCCTGATGGCCTTGAAGGGTAGGTTTACCGCAGCATCAGAGCGATTCAATGCCTGCCCGATATAGAGATCGACTTTGGTCCAGGACTCGCGGGATAGCGACGGTCCGCGCACCTGCGCTGCCCGTCTGATCCGCCCCCGTCTCCAGCAGCCTTCGGGGCAGGGGTCTCACTCAGCCAGAAGTTGGCGCCATTTGAAATAGGTCGAGACCCTTCACGGATCGAAGCCCGATAGGGCAGCGGTAAGGTGTGGCGATTCACAGATTTGAAAATATGGTCGACCGGGCTAAGACAGGGCGATGTCGATAGCAGTGCCTCATTCCGAGCACTCGAGTGCACGGGTGAAGTTGGACCAACTTCACCCGATTCTTGAGTCCGCCGCCGAAAGCGGTGTGGATGTCGAACAGATCTTAAGTGATATCGGTGTGACCGAAGGTCTCCGCGGCGTTGTCCCTGGAGTCGAGATCGAGTTGATCGACTATTATCGAGTTCAGCGCCGGATCGGTCGCATCCTGGACGATTTCACATCGAACCTGTCGGAGCGACGCCTCACCTACCGAACCGGCACATTCCTGGTGTCGACGATTCAGGAAGCTGCAACATTGCACGCCGCCGTTCAGAGTACATGCGACCACTACAACATGCTGCATGGCGATGAGTACAATACATGCTTTGTCCGAGATGGCCTTTTGTGTTTGAGGATCGATGATGCAACGTTTCCTTACCGCTTTAGAGACGATCGGAAGTTGAGGCTCTTGGTGGGCGACTGTCTCGCCATAAAAACCCATTGCACTCTCGATAGTTTGACGAACGGACAAGCAGCCAAAGCGCTGCGTTATGTGCGACTGAAAAGAAAGAGAAACGTCGCAGACAATCCGCAAAACGCATTTTGGACTGTGCCTGTAAAGTATGGCGGGGCGGCTTATGAACTTGTCTACGATTTCGACGAAGCCTGTGTGCCTGTTCCACGCGTGTCAGACGCGGATTTGAGTGCGGATGGTGTTCTGACACGGGTGATCGCCTATTTGCGCGAGCGCTCTGATCAGGTGGATCAACGAAGCTATCACGCGCGGGTTTTCGACTTCATGTTAAGTGCGAACAACAGTCAGTCGTCGATCGCCAAGCAACTTGGCGTCAGCGTCGCGACTTTGCGTCGACGATTATCCGAAGAGGGATACACGTTTCGCGATTTGCGGATGAAAATGATGTTGGAAAAAGCAGACCGATTGCTGGTTCGCGGGCAAACCGTGGCGCAGGTATCAGAAGCTTTGAAATACTCCGATATGCGCTCTTTCATTCGCGCTTACAAAAAGTGCAAAGGTCTCACGCCTTCTGCTTTTCTTCGGACCCAGAAAGCGGTTCCGGATAGTGGCGTTTGAGCGAAAGTGTTCAAAAAAGTTGATTTAATCTGTCGTATTGGACTGCCACAAATTCCCTAGGTTCCTCCCAAAATAGAAATCCGATGGGAGGATATTATGAAGTCCGCACTTACAACGACAACTCGTCTCTGCCTGGTATCCACGTTGGCACTCGGTCTCGGTGCAGCGCCTGGCCTTGCGCAAGACGCGAATGAAGAACCGGAAGCTCGGCGTCTGGGCGCGGTCAAGGTGACCGCTCAACGCCGCGAAGAGAATTTACTCGATGTGCCCTTGTCCGTATCCGCCTTCAGCGCGGAACAACTCGAAGCCACCGGGGCGGTCGACATCACCACCATTCAGCGGTCGACACCCAACGCGACCATCGAAGTGGCCCGCGGGTCAAACTCTACATTGATCGCGTTTATCCGAGGGGTTGGACAGCAAGACCCACTTTGGGGATTTGAACCTGGCGTCGGTCTTTATGTCGATGATATCTATGTCGCCCGTCCGCAGGGCGCCATCCTCGACATATTCGATATTGAGCGGATCGAGGTGCTGCGTGGCCCGCAAGGGACGCTATACGGACGCAACACAATTGGCGGTGCGATCAAATACGTCACCAAGAAGCTTGGCGACGAGCCAGACCTGAAAGCCAAGGTCAATGTCGGCTCTTTCAGTCAGTTGGATGCGATCGTTTCTGGATCTGTGCCGTTGAGTGACACATTCGCGGTTGGCGGTGCCATCGCGAAATATGATCGCGACGGCTATGGCACCAACCTGAACACAGGCGCTGAGCACTATGACAAGGATGTGCTTGCCTATCGCCTGAGCGCTGAATGGCAACCGACCAGCGACTTGTTCTTCCGCCTCGCCTATGATCGCTCGGAAGATGATTCAAATGCCAAGCACGGCCATCGCCTGTTGCCGAGCGCAGATGGCACAATTCCGGTGACCAGCAATGTCTTTGACACGCGGGCCGGCATTGGAGACGCCAACTCGGTTGAAACCGAAGGGTACTCGCTTA
This DNA window, taken from Hyphomonas sp. Mor2, encodes the following:
- a CDS encoding glycosyltransferase family 1 protein, translated to MVHVGIDASAWENDRGFGRFTRELVAALAARESEFRYTLLFDQPPTRAVPDNVEIVIAGADTSMAEASTGKAARGGADLLTMARAAAGLRADVFFYPAVYSYFPKLGSSRSVVCYHDTIPERFPDLIFPSKLNFRLWQAKCWLAKVQATRVMTISAASAQDLTDILKIKPERIDVITEGADEIFAPIDDPARLAARRANYDIPMDAPLLVYVGGFNRHKNVLRLIEAMPAILDAHPETRLAIVGRTSGARFWDNVDELQNRAARDAKASGRIVFTGEISDPELAELLNAATALVFPSLWEGFGLPALEAMSCGTPVLCSDRGSLPEVVGTNGLYFDPTSTTDIAARAIRLLNDPDLRAQQRAHALEQAQKFSWHKGAQLAETSFRNALKPRG
- a CDS encoding NAD(P)-dependent oxidoreductase; the protein is MADFSGISDLAGQRVVVTGGSGFIGQRVVAALLENGAEVTALARNKQGANLIAKTGAIAIVTALTETARIADLLASTDALVHLAYDVRASGQANLQTFKALIEAAQQARIRRIVHMSSIVVYDGWPTEDLDAESPIGSAGGSPYRRAKMEMEETLMKGDLPAAILQPTLVYGAGSALWTDGLAQHLARGGLVLPEPEGVCNAVYVDDVAQAVVHAVNLPDLGRERFLISGRSPVSWTDLLSGYAASVGGEIQHEPATAIADALGPEPEIQDTPSLAARISAFGRRAIGNSAFDGMVNTAKAILGQRASGPMWPDHHLFRVFTATGTCRIDAAQARLGYEPRYDLPAGLAAIAPYLERRFRSPS
- a CDS encoding Gfo/Idh/MocA family oxidoreductase; protein product: MKIGVIGAAGKIGQMRVQNVLDNPDTTLVAVHDLNIEGAKSVANGAAAFDDLDAFFAVPMDAVIISTPAHVREPICLTAYEHGLHVLAEKPLASSVESCQRIVDAAKKAGKALGGGFNMRYYPAFSYVKDVIESGQIGEIDHVRIYGGHDGLGHFTHDWEYQSEYSGGGAMWDVGIHMSDMARFVLGEITSVYGVSSNSVWNVPGSEDNAMAIFKNPNGVSAIYQASWNDWKGYKSAVEVYGSHGMVRGAYAPMENLLITMDKPGGKQKREKKNYLDVAVREKLQSWKTTAVASFADELNDFVRQCQGETGLRNADGHAAIRAIEVATAVAKSQETGQPVDLENLGEMTVSNASVAPVIVTNEVDKDAPAPEDPTLSIVLTIVQGGDYVRDFLERVRAFESAPKLDVIVPYDASISEVGDYAEEFPEVTFLDLGSIAPIRPITSEAGKHELYDRRRSAGLKAAKGDYIAILEDRGLPRPDWAATVVRLFQETGKHCIGGAIECVEPAKGLNWSFYVTDFGRYGLPFETGAADWVTDVNLAYSRWALEETRHLWNDRYHEPIVHWHLIGKGEQLWLSNEMVVDHRRPDATLGELLPERFDWGRLFGEIRVRKASNMKRLLWILAGPLIPPVLWIRHFRIQSSKGRGGRYLKSLPNVMLLSTAWTMGEIWGYITKRP
- a CDS encoding glycosyltransferase family 4 protein, coding for MLNRSTPNQNQPLNVLEMGTQFGVGGITRHILTLSDWLKSRGHTIAFAGTSDAWTPKVEDPSLYLDIPTRFVAGEGGGLPARLGHVAKASLKLRSWLAKHPVDLIHAHESAPALVALAARVGRNIPIAVTYHGSEPDRIAAFGAIAKRCDLVITPSYASGEDLVKIGGVPREKLKVIGLGVTPAPQDPDEEVAALRQELLGDGTHLIVTVARLLEQKGIDILIDCVARLKDTHPGYRFVLAGDGPDEDALKALAREKGVDTHLSFIGRTSRPHLHLKAADIFLLTSRWEALPFTIVEAFQVGTPSVATACSGVVELIDDEVGAVVPIGDVPAICDAVIRVLSDDQRLKTMGETALARSREDRFDPDWVHNVFEQTYFDLARRKSRL
- a CDS encoding sodium:solute symporter family protein, producing MDWTLFFVTTTFALYIGIAIWARAGSTDDFYVAGHDVHPTVNGMATAADWMSAASFLSMAGLIAFLGYGGSVYLMGWTGGYVLLAVLLAPFLREFGKFTVPDFVGDRYYSDLARIIAVICALFVSFTYIAGQMKGVGVAFSGFLGVDFNVGIIIGMVIVFFYAVLGGMKGVTYTQVAQYCVLIFAYTVPAIFMSLIITGNAIPQLGFISNVSGEDISMLEKLDTVVTDLGFREYTQTDKSMFDVFAITGALMFGTAGLPHVIIRFFTVPSAKAARLSAGWALVFIAALYTTAPAVASFARLNFIDTVNESTYIAPDEDYEARAAEIEANGGTPIPEWYGDWEVTGLIGFEDKNGDGIVQFRGPNPPDQLENEVVPFSADIHVLANPQIAQLPAWVIGLVVAGGLAAALSTAAGLLMVISSAVSHDICRRTLFKDMDDKTELLVARGAAAGAVVAAGLLGIFSSQLGFVAQVVAFAFGLASASLFPVIFLGIFWKRMNKEGAIVAMLFGLISTFAYIVYFKFGGGTSDQYLFGVSPEGIGFVFMWVSGALGIGISLATAAPPQDIQDLVEDIRVPGTRRSHGMADAEMAPASAE
- a CDS encoding DUF4212 domain-containing protein, encoding MRGPSLSRESWTKVDLYIGQALNRSDAAVNLPFKAIREDSVVSEKKETDAKGYWAATIRLTLTLLAIWFVVSYGAGILFREFLDQFAIGGAPLGFWFAQQGSIYVFVALIFYYCFAMARLERKYGVED
- a CDS encoding helix-turn-helix domain-containing protein, whose protein sequence is MSIAVPHSEHSSARVKLDQLHPILESAAESGVDVEQILSDIGVTEGLRGVVPGVEIELIDYYRVQRRIGRILDDFTSNLSERRLTYRTGTFLVSTIQEAATLHAAVQSTCDHYNMLHGDEYNTCFVRDGLLCLRIDDATFPYRFRDDRKLRLLVGDCLAIKTHCTLDSLTNGQAAKALRYVRLKRKRNVADNPQNAFWTVPVKYGGAAYELVYDFDEACVPVPRVSDADLSADGVLTRVIAYLRERSDQVDQRSYHARVFDFMLSANNSQSSIAKQLGVSVATLRRRLSEEGYTFRDLRMKMMLEKADRLLVRGQTVAQVSEALKYSDMRSFIRAYKKCKGLTPSAFLRTQKAVPDSGV